One Microvirga thermotolerans DNA window includes the following coding sequences:
- a CDS encoding Tim44/TimA family putative adaptor protein, with amino-acid sequence MQDSFDITTLIFIVLAIFVAWRLRSVLGQKTGNEQPPFDPLARRDGPPLRTGAAKTDQDNVVRLPGANGARPEPAAPPAERWKGYAEAGTPMAHSLDEIARAEPNFDAASFLEGAKMAYEMIVTAFAQGDRRTLKDLLSKEVYEGFERAIAERERRGEKVETTFVSIDKAEMAGAEVQGRTAQIVVRFLSKLITATRDASGAVVDGSPDTVVDVTDVWTFARTLGSRDPNWQLIATEAGQ; translated from the coding sequence ATGCAGGATTCCTTCGACATCACGACCCTCATATTCATCGTACTCGCCATTTTCGTGGCCTGGCGCCTGCGGTCGGTACTCGGCCAGAAGACCGGCAACGAGCAGCCGCCCTTCGACCCCCTCGCCCGCCGCGACGGCCCGCCGCTGCGCACCGGCGCTGCCAAGACCGACCAGGACAACGTGGTCCGCCTCCCCGGCGCCAACGGCGCCCGCCCGGAGCCGGCGGCCCCGCCCGCCGAGCGCTGGAAGGGCTATGCCGAGGCCGGCACGCCCATGGCCCACAGCCTCGACGAGATCGCCCGGGCCGAGCCGAACTTCGACGCGGCCTCCTTCCTCGAAGGCGCCAAGATGGCCTACGAGATGATCGTGACCGCCTTCGCCCAGGGCGACCGCCGGACCCTCAAGGACCTTCTGTCGAAGGAGGTCTACGAAGGCTTCGAGCGCGCCATCGCCGAGCGCGAGCGCCGCGGCGAGAAGGTGGAGACCACCTTCGTCTCCATCGACAAGGCCGAGATGGCCGGGGCCGAGGTCCAGGGCCGGACGGCGCAGATCGTGGTCCGCTTCCTGTCCAAGCTCATCACCGCCACCCGCGACGCCTCCGGCGCGGTCGTCGACGGGAGCCCCGACACGGTGGTCGACGTGACCGACGTGTGGACCTTCGCGCGCACCCTCGGCAGCCGCGACCCCAACTGGCAGCTCATCGCCACCGAAGCGGGACAATGA
- a CDS encoding Maf family protein has translation MASPWIADQPLLLASTSRTRLTILVGAGLPVETQSPGVDERAVEAAARAEALAPPQLARRLAAEKALAVSRRHPGRLVLGADQVLDCEGTVLHKPSGREAAKEHLSRLSGRTHALHSAVALARDGAVTESFVDSACLTMRPLDGPALDRYLDLAGPEAFLSVGAYRLEGLGIHLFEKVEGDHFTILGLPLIPLLAVLRRGGYLSF, from the coding sequence ATGGCATCCCCCTGGATCGCGGATCAGCCGCTCCTCCTCGCCTCCACCAGCCGCACCCGCCTGACGATCCTCGTCGGGGCGGGCCTGCCGGTGGAGACGCAGAGCCCCGGCGTGGACGAGCGGGCCGTCGAGGCCGCCGCGCGGGCCGAGGCGCTCGCGCCCCCGCAGCTCGCCCGGCGTCTCGCGGCGGAGAAGGCCCTCGCCGTCAGCCGCCGCCATCCGGGCCGGCTGGTGCTCGGCGCCGACCAGGTCCTCGACTGCGAGGGGACCGTGCTCCACAAGCCGTCCGGCCGGGAGGCGGCGAAGGAGCACCTGAGCCGGCTTTCCGGCCGCACCCACGCCCTCCATTCCGCCGTCGCCCTCGCCCGCGACGGGGCGGTGACCGAGAGCTTCGTCGACAGCGCCTGCCTGACCATGCGCCCCCTCGACGGCCCGGCCCTCGACCGCTATCTCGACCTCGCCGGCCCGGAGGCGTTCCTGAGCGTCGGCGCCTACCGGCTCGAAGGCCTCGGAATCCACCTCTTCGAAAAGGTCGAGGGCGACCATTTCACCATTCTCGGCCTGCCGCTCATCCCCCTCCTCGCCGTGCTCCGACGAGGGGGCTACCTGTCGTTCTGA
- the secB gene encoding protein-export chaperone SecB → MADNPANNGAQGGMPSLNALAQYCKDFSFENPNAPRSLQPQSEGPQINLQVNVNAKQLADADFEVDLTLEGDAKVGGKEVLFAFELTYSGVFRVQNIPQDQLHPVIMIECPRLLFPFARQMVAEAVRNGGFPPLYIDPIDFVALYRQRAAEVQAAQAAGQTLS, encoded by the coding sequence ATGGCCGACAACCCGGCAAACAACGGAGCGCAGGGCGGCATGCCCTCCCTCAACGCGCTCGCCCAGTACTGCAAGGACTTCTCGTTCGAGAACCCGAACGCCCCCCGCTCCCTCCAGCCGCAGTCGGAAGGCCCGCAGATCAACCTGCAGGTGAACGTCAACGCCAAGCAGCTGGCGGATGCGGACTTCGAGGTCGACCTGACCCTCGAGGGCGATGCGAAGGTCGGCGGCAAGGAGGTGCTGTTCGCCTTCGAGCTCACCTATTCCGGCGTGTTCCGGGTGCAGAACATCCCGCAGGACCAGCTCCATCCGGTCATCATGATCGAGTGCCCGCGCCTGCTCTTCCCCTTCGCCCGGCAGATGGTGGCCGAGGCGGTGCGCAACGGCGGCTTCCCGCCCCTCTACATCGACCCGATCGATTTCGTGGCGCTCTACCGGCAGCGGGCCGCCGAGGTCCAGGCCGCGCAGGCCGCCGGCCAAACCCTCTCCTGA
- a CDS encoding shikimate dehydrogenase, protein MTRAFVVGHPIAHSRSPLIHGHWLLSHGLEGSYERLDVAPADFPEFVRTFAERGYAGGNVTIPHKEAAYRAVDRRTERAEKLKAVNTLWVEDGLVWGDNTDVLGFMAHLDETLGQGWERAVDTALVIGAGGAARAVAAGLQERPIGRILVANRTFSKAQDLMRDLAGPGAALEALPWERLGEAVEAAGLVVNTTSLGMTGQPPLDIDLAGARPGAAVADIVYVPLRTPLLAAAEARGLRTVDGLGMLLHQAAPGFRRWFGIMPQVTPELRALVAADLGERT, encoded by the coding sequence ATGACCAGGGCCTTCGTCGTCGGACATCCCATCGCGCATTCGCGCTCGCCCCTGATCCACGGGCACTGGCTGCTCAGCCACGGCCTCGAAGGCTCCTACGAGCGGCTGGACGTGGCCCCCGCCGACTTCCCCGAATTCGTCCGCACCTTCGCGGAACGCGGCTATGCGGGCGGAAACGTCACGATTCCGCACAAGGAGGCCGCCTACCGCGCCGTCGACCGGCGGACGGAGCGTGCCGAAAAGCTGAAAGCCGTCAATACCTTATGGGTCGAGGACGGGCTCGTCTGGGGCGACAACACGGACGTGCTCGGCTTCATGGCCCATCTCGACGAGACCCTGGGGCAGGGCTGGGAACGGGCGGTGGACACCGCCCTCGTCATCGGCGCGGGCGGCGCGGCGCGGGCCGTCGCGGCGGGACTGCAGGAGCGCCCGATCGGCCGCATCCTCGTGGCGAACCGCACGTTCTCGAAGGCCCAGGACCTGATGCGCGACCTCGCGGGCCCCGGCGCCGCCCTCGAAGCCCTGCCCTGGGAGCGCCTCGGCGAAGCGGTCGAGGCGGCGGGGCTCGTGGTCAACACCACCTCCCTCGGCATGACGGGGCAGCCTCCCCTCGACATCGACCTTGCGGGGGCGAGGCCCGGCGCCGCCGTGGCCGACATCGTCTACGTGCCCCTGAGGACCCCCCTCCTCGCGGCCGCCGAGGCCCGGGGCCTGCGCACCGTCGACGGGCTCGGCATGCTGCTCCACCAGGCGGCGCCGGGATTCCGGCGCTGGTTCGGGATCATGCCCCAGGTCACGCCCGAGCTGCGGGCCCTCGTCGCCGCCGATCTGGGGGAGAGGACATGA
- the dnaQ gene encoding DNA polymerase III subunit epsilon gives MMREIVLDTETTGTDPAQGDRIVEIGCVELYNHIPTGRSFHRYLNPERPMSEGAFAVHGLSDAFLADKPVFAAVVEEFLEFVGDGRLVIHNAAFDVAFLNAELARTGHPPFVLAEVVDTLALARRKHPGAANNLDALCSRYGIDNSRRTKHGALLDAEILAEVYIELIGGKQVGFDLEIQPASRLGRLAVAGAAAPREARPRAAILRLTDAERAAHAAFVETLGGTPLWRDYLGEPAAE, from the coding sequence ATCATGCGTGAAATCGTTCTCGATACCGAAACCACGGGCACGGATCCCGCCCAGGGCGACCGGATCGTGGAGATCGGCTGCGTCGAGCTCTACAACCACATCCCGACCGGGCGCAGCTTCCACCGCTACCTCAATCCGGAGCGTCCCATGTCGGAGGGCGCCTTCGCGGTGCACGGGCTCAGCGACGCGTTCCTGGCCGACAAGCCGGTCTTCGCCGCCGTCGTGGAGGAGTTCCTGGAATTCGTGGGCGACGGCCGCTTGGTGATCCACAACGCGGCCTTCGACGTGGCCTTCCTCAATGCCGAGCTCGCGCGGACCGGCCATCCGCCCTTCGTCCTCGCCGAGGTGGTCGATACCCTCGCCCTGGCGCGGCGCAAGCATCCCGGCGCCGCCAACAACCTCGATGCGCTCTGCTCCCGCTACGGCATCGACAATTCCCGCCGCACCAAGCACGGGGCGCTCCTCGACGCGGAGATCCTGGCCGAGGTCTATATCGAGCTGATCGGGGGCAAGCAGGTCGGGTTCGATCTGGAGATTCAGCCCGCGAGCCGTCTGGGACGCCTCGCCGTCGCGGGCGCGGCGGCGCCCCGGGAGGCGCGGCCGAGGGCCGCGATCTTGCGTCTGACCGATGCGGAAAGGGCCGCCCATGCGGCCTTCGTCGAGACCCTGGGCGGAACGCCCCTGTGGCGGGACTATCTCGGCGAGCCGGCGGCCGAGTGA
- the coaE gene encoding dephospho-CoA kinase (Dephospho-CoA kinase (CoaE) performs the final step in coenzyme A biosynthesis.): protein MTFVLGLTGSIGMGKSATAAIFRRLGVPVHDADATVHALYRGRAAPAIGEAFPGTVTDGAVDRARLAAAVLGRPDRIGLLEAIVHPLVREEEEAFLRSLPPLTPVAVLDVPLLFETGGEARCDAVAVVTASVETQRERVLARPGMTEEKLAAILARQMPDSEKRARAHFLVDTGRGFASAEAQVRAILACLAGRPGRGASKRSIGHHA from the coding sequence ATGACCTTCGTTCTCGGCCTCACCGGCTCCATCGGCATGGGCAAATCGGCCACCGCCGCCATCTTCCGCCGTCTCGGCGTGCCGGTGCACGACGCGGACGCGACCGTGCACGCCCTCTACCGCGGCCGCGCCGCGCCCGCGATCGGGGAGGCCTTCCCCGGCACGGTGACGGACGGGGCCGTGGACCGGGCCCGCCTCGCCGCCGCCGTCCTCGGCCGCCCGGACCGGATCGGGCTCCTCGAAGCCATCGTCCACCCGCTGGTGCGGGAGGAGGAGGAGGCGTTCCTGAGGAGCCTTCCGCCCCTCACGCCGGTCGCGGTCCTCGACGTCCCGCTCCTGTTCGAGACCGGCGGGGAGGCGCGCTGCGACGCGGTGGCGGTGGTCACGGCCTCCGTCGAGACCCAGCGCGAGCGGGTGCTCGCCCGCCCCGGCATGACGGAGGAGAAGCTCGCCGCGATCCTCGCCCGGCAGATGCCGGATTCCGAAAAGCGGGCCCGGGCGCATTTCCTTGTTGATACGGGCCGCGGCTTCGCTTCGGCGGAGGCCCAGGTCCGGGCTATCCTCGCCTGCCTCGCCGGACGGCCGGGGCGGGGCGCGTCGAAGCGGAGCATCGGGCATCATGCGTGA